The Delphinus delphis chromosome 7, mDelDel1.2, whole genome shotgun sequence genome includes a window with the following:
- the BZW1 gene encoding eIF5-mimic protein 2: MNNQKQQKPTLSGQRFKTRKRDEKERFDPTQFQDCIIQGLTETGTDLEAVAKFLDASGAKLDYRRYAETLFDILVAGGMLAPGGTLADDMMRTDVCVFAAQEDLETMQAFAQVFNKLIRRYKYLEKGFEDEVKKLLLFLKGFSESERNKLAMLTGVLLANGTLNASILNSLYNENLVKEGVSAAFAVKLFKSWINEKDINAVAASLRKVSMDNRLMELFPANKQSVEHFTKYFTEAGLKELSEYVRNQQTIGARKELQKELQEQMSRGDPFKDIILYVKEEMKKNNIPEPVVIGIIWSSVMSTVEWNKKEELVAEQAIKHLKQYSPLLAAFTTQGQSELTLLLKIQEYCYDNIHFMKAFQKIVVLFYKAEVLSEEPILKWYKDAHVAKGKSVFLEQMKKFVEWLKNAEEESESEAEEGD, translated from the exons ATGAAAAAGAGAGGTTTGACCCTACTCAGTTTCAAGACTGCATTATTCAAGGCTTAACTGAAACTGGTACTGATTTGGAAGCAGTAGCAAAGTTTCTTGATGCTTCTGGAGCAAAACTTGATTACCGCCGATATGcagaaacactctttgacattctGGTGGCCGGTGGAATGCTGG CCCCAGGTGGTACactggcagatgacatgatgcgtACAGATGTCTGTGTGTTCGCAGCACAAGAAGACCTAGAGACCATGCAAGCATTTGCTCAG GTTTTTAACAAGTTAATCAGGCGCTACAAATACCTGGAGAAGGGTTTTGAAGATGAAGTTAAAAAG CTGCTGCTGTTCTTAAAGGGTTTTTCAGAGTCGGAGAGGAACAAGCTGGCTATGTTGACTGGTGTTCTTCTGGCTAATGGAACACTTAACGCATCCATTCTTAATAGCCTTTATAATGAGAATTTGGTTAAAGAAG GGGTTTCAGCAGCTTTTGCTGTAAAGCTCTTTAAATCatggataaatgaaaaagatatcaATGCAGTAGCTGCAAGTCTTCGGAAAGTGAGCATGGATAACAGACTGATG GAACTTTTTCCTGCCAATAAACAAAGCGTTGAACACTTCACAAAGTATTTTACTGAGGCAGGCTTGAAAGAGCTTTCAGAGTATGTTCGGAATCAGCAAACCATAGGAGCTCGTAAGGAACTCCAGAAAGAACTTCAAGAACAGATGTCCCGTGGTGATCCATTTAAGGAT ATAATTTTGTATGTCAAGGAGGAGATGAAAAAAAACAACATCCCAGAACCAGTTGTCATCGGAATAATATGGTCCAGTGTAATGAGCACTGTGGAATGGAACAAAAAAGAGGAGCTTGTAGCAGAGCAAGCCATCAAGCACTTGAAG CAATACAGCCCTCTACTTGCTGCCTTTACAACTCAAGGTCAGTCTGAGCTGACTCTGTTACTGAAGATTCAGGAGTATTGCTATGACAACATTCATTTCATGAAAGCCTTCCAGAAAATAGTGGTGCTTTTTTATAAAg CTGAAGTTCTGAGTGAAGAACCCATTCTGAAGTGGTATAAAGATGCACATGTTGCCAAGGGGAAAAGTGTCTTCCTTGAGCAAATGAAAAAGTTTGTAGAGTGGCTCAAAAATGCTGAAGAAG AATCTGAGTCTGAAGCTGAAGAAGGTGACTGA